One window of Streptomyces sp. NBC_00273 genomic DNA carries:
- a CDS encoding class I SAM-dependent methyltransferase — translation MNQDVHSTAGYTNAGGIFASCGAPYVTYRRPHPPAVVDYIASQFGSATVPRILDLGCGPGTLALDLAERGASVTAVDVSEEMLAAGRDWADVRGVRSVTWCQADATEAADLATDTGLFDGATVADAFHWMDRPRVLAALDRAVRPGGFVAVVGYRAPGTQREWWHPLLEQLRLRWLGSVNLAGPATAYVEPAGGHEEVIRRSVFRQLSVLRADYRRTYTLDELVGLQSTYAYSSAATLGDRQGAFEEDMRRTLMAARPDGVFEADLQAAVIVGRRPAAG, via the coding sequence GTGAATCAGGACGTCCACAGCACCGCCGGCTACACGAACGCCGGCGGCATCTTCGCCTCGTGCGGTGCGCCGTACGTCACCTACCGTCGCCCCCACCCCCCAGCCGTCGTCGACTACATCGCGAGCCAGTTCGGCAGCGCGACGGTGCCCCGCATCCTTGATCTTGGATGCGGTCCGGGCACTCTGGCCCTCGACCTGGCCGAACGCGGCGCCTCCGTCACCGCAGTCGACGTGTCGGAGGAAATGCTGGCCGCCGGCCGCGACTGGGCGGACGTACGCGGCGTCCGGTCGGTCACCTGGTGTCAGGCCGATGCCACCGAAGCGGCGGACCTGGCGACGGACACGGGGCTGTTCGATGGGGCCACCGTCGCGGACGCGTTCCACTGGATGGACCGGCCGCGCGTCTTGGCGGCCCTCGACCGCGCCGTCCGGCCGGGCGGGTTCGTCGCCGTCGTGGGGTACCGGGCTCCCGGTACGCAGCGCGAGTGGTGGCATCCGCTGCTTGAGCAGCTGCGCCTGCGCTGGCTGGGATCGGTGAACCTCGCGGGCCCGGCCACCGCGTACGTGGAGCCGGCCGGTGGCCACGAGGAGGTCATCCGCCGGTCCGTCTTCCGTCAGCTGTCCGTCCTGCGCGCGGACTACCGGCGGACCTACACCCTCGATGAGTTGGTCGGCCTGCAGAGCACGTACGCCTACTCGTCGGCGGCGACGCTCGGTGACCGGCAGGGCGCGTTCGAGGAGGACATGCGCCGGACGCTGATGGCCGCGCGCCCCGACGGCGTCTTCGAAGCCGACCTCCAGGCCGCCGTGATCGTCGGCCGCCGCCCAGCCGCGGGCTGA
- a CDS encoding XRE family transcriptional regulator, whose translation MMGSQGLDPPTVAAGLLDDERMLKALAERDMGTLFTLLNTRGVSTRKLAAAADISQGRLYDYMNGNCRVEKLSVFEQIADGLRIPGHLLGLARRPWEPAPEPSAPAISDLPADTSDLEAIDAFRDADRRSGGGLLYAAVTRHLTDQIAPRLVDTASGPGVFAAAAAITEMAGWMAHDSAHDDLAVKHLTRALPLARVSGDAPLAANIAASTSHLTLHTNDRPGAARWARTGLHLAAQGPRIPALTARLHTMTARALAAAAQHSPARQALDQAEAAIAEPADAVHPWLSPFDTAALASESALILKDLGRYDQALGQAEYALALREAGRARSLALTRITLADIHIRRGDLTAAVKVGHDLLATSPTLSSVRVIQQLDDLRRRLEPHTAYGPVGQYLVRFDDARRARSS comes from the coding sequence ATGATGGGCAGTCAGGGACTGGATCCGCCGACTGTCGCCGCCGGCCTACTCGACGACGAGCGCATGCTCAAGGCCCTGGCCGAGCGGGACATGGGCACCCTGTTCACGCTCCTCAACACCCGCGGCGTGAGCACACGCAAGCTCGCCGCCGCCGCGGACATCAGCCAGGGCCGCCTCTACGACTACATGAACGGCAACTGCCGCGTGGAGAAGCTCTCGGTATTCGAGCAAATCGCCGACGGACTCCGCATCCCCGGCCACCTCCTCGGCCTTGCCCGCAGGCCCTGGGAACCCGCGCCCGAGCCCTCAGCGCCGGCCATCAGCGATCTGCCCGCGGACACCAGTGATCTTGAGGCGATCGACGCGTTCCGCGACGCGGACCGCCGAAGCGGCGGCGGCCTTCTCTACGCGGCCGTGACCCGGCACCTGACAGACCAGATCGCACCCCGCCTCGTCGACACCGCCAGCGGTCCCGGCGTCTTCGCGGCGGCCGCGGCCATCACCGAGATGGCCGGCTGGATGGCCCACGACTCCGCCCACGACGACCTCGCCGTCAAACACCTCACCCGCGCGCTCCCGCTCGCCAGGGTCTCCGGCGACGCACCGCTCGCCGCCAACATCGCCGCGAGCACCAGCCACCTCACCCTGCACACCAACGACCGACCGGGAGCAGCCCGCTGGGCCAGGACCGGTTTACACCTTGCCGCCCAGGGTCCCCGCATCCCCGCCCTCACCGCGCGCCTGCACACCATGACCGCCCGCGCCCTGGCCGCAGCAGCCCAGCACTCCCCCGCCCGGCAAGCCCTCGACCAGGCCGAAGCGGCCATCGCGGAACCTGCGGACGCTGTACACCCCTGGCTCAGCCCGTTCGACACCGCCGCGCTGGCCAGCGAATCCGCGCTGATCCTCAAAGACCTCGGCCGCTACGATCAGGCTCTCGGCCAGGCCGAGTATGCCCTCGCCCTGCGCGAGGCAGGCCGTGCCCGCTCCCTGGCCCTGACCCGGATCACCCTGGCCGACATCCATATCCGCCGCGGCGACCTCACCGCCGCTGTGAAGGTCGGCCACGACCTCCTCGCCACCAGCCCCACTCTCAGCTCCGTACGCGTCATCCAACAGCTCGACGACCTGCGCCGCCGCCTCGAACCCCACACGGCGTACGGGCCGGTCGGCCAGTACCTGGTGCGATTCGACGACGCGCGCCGGGCCAGAAGCTCCTGA
- a CDS encoding NUDIX hydrolase, giving the protein MRPTPDDPDAWYAYLAEGNRTQARKRVAADALIRNRAGHVLLVKPTYKPGWDLPGGMAEANEAPEAALARELREELGLDAALRGLLVVDWVPPHGPWDDQLSFVFDAGTLDDDEAARVRPQDDELSEAAFLPIDKALVLLRNRMRNRLAAAVQARKAGRPVYLHDGHSNLPTQLDPS; this is encoded by the coding sequence ATGAGGCCCACGCCCGATGACCCCGATGCCTGGTACGCCTACCTCGCCGAGGGCAACCGCACCCAGGCCCGCAAACGCGTCGCGGCCGACGCACTGATCCGCAATCGGGCTGGCCACGTGCTCCTGGTCAAGCCCACCTACAAGCCTGGCTGGGACCTGCCCGGCGGAATGGCCGAGGCCAACGAGGCGCCCGAAGCCGCTCTCGCACGCGAACTGCGCGAGGAACTCGGCCTGGACGCAGCTCTCCGCGGACTCCTCGTCGTCGACTGGGTGCCACCCCACGGCCCGTGGGACGACCAGCTCTCCTTCGTTTTCGACGCCGGAACCCTGGATGACGACGAAGCCGCCCGAGTCCGCCCGCAAGACGACGAGCTCTCCGAAGCCGCTTTCCTCCCCATCGATAAAGCCCTCGTACTTCTTCGCAACCGGATGCGGAACCGGCTCGCCGCCGCCGTCCAGGCCCGCAAGGCCGGGCGTCCCGTGTATCTGCACGACGGCCACTCAAACCTCCCCACGCAGCTGGATCCCAGCTGA
- a CDS encoding IS5 family transposase, whose protein sequence is MSHSGVPAPSASSSGMSCDCLAHRLGNAADQPDRTRRYGSDLTDAEWAIVRPLLPVPAWLNGQGGRPEGYCHRQLLDAVRYLVAEGVRWASLPIDFPKWRAVYRFFRRWRDNDYIKELYGRLRKMLRELAGKKEEPTAAIIDSQSVKADATVGAATRGYDAGKKINGRKRHIAVDALGLLLVVLVTAASVKDNDVGRDLLERLRADHHRITLVWADGGYTGWLVAFAHTVLALALTVVKRSDDAAGFVVLPRRWVVERSFSHLIRARRLARDYETRIDSAEAMAWWAASIPATRRLARSGRPAPRRVKRSAA, encoded by the coding sequence GTGTCCCACTCTGGCGTGCCTGCTCCGTCCGCGTCCAGCTCCGGCATGTCGTGCGATTGCCTCGCACACCGGCTCGGGAACGCCGCCGACCAGCCGGACCGGACCCGCCGCTACGGCTCCGACCTCACCGACGCGGAGTGGGCGATCGTGCGGCCGCTGCTGCCGGTCCCGGCCTGGCTGAACGGACAAGGGGGCCGCCCCGAGGGCTACTGCCACCGCCAACTGCTCGATGCGGTGCGCTACCTGGTCGCCGAGGGCGTGCGCTGGGCCAGTCTGCCGATCGACTTCCCCAAATGGCGGGCCGTCTACCGGTTCTTCCGCCGCTGGCGCGACAACGACTACATCAAGGAACTCTACGGCCGGCTGCGCAAGATGCTGCGCGAGCTGGCCGGGAAGAAGGAAGAGCCGACCGCCGCGATCATCGACTCCCAGTCTGTCAAGGCCGACGCGACCGTCGGCGCGGCCACCCGCGGCTACGACGCCGGGAAGAAGATCAACGGAAGGAAGCGGCACATCGCGGTGGACGCTCTGGGTCTGCTGCTGGTCGTGCTGGTCACCGCCGCCTCGGTCAAGGACAACGACGTCGGCCGAGACCTCCTCGAACGCCTGCGCGCCGACCACCACCGCATCACCCTGGTCTGGGCCGACGGCGGCTACACCGGCTGGCTGGTCGCCTTCGCCCACACCGTCCTGGCCCTCGCGCTGACCGTCGTCAAGCGCAGTGACGACGCCGCCGGGTTCGTGGTGCTGCCGCGCCGCTGGGTCGTGGAGCGCAGTTTCTCCCACCTGATCCGGGCCCGGCGCCTCGCCCGGGACTACGAGACCCGCATCGACAGCGCCGAGGCGATGGCCTGGTGGGCCGCGAGCATCCCGGCCACCCGCCGCCTGGCCCGCTCCGGCCGGCCGGCGCCCCGCCGCGTCAAGCGGTCCGCGGCCTGA
- a CDS encoding DDE-type integrase/transposase/recombinase — translation MLQRDFAPGRETATARWCGDITYIPTGQGWLYLATVIDISTRKVIGWATADHLGTSLAADALKAACRQRRPQDPVIFHSDRGMH, via the coding sequence CTGCTGCAACGCGACTTCGCTCCGGGCCGGGAGACTGCCACGGCCCGCTGGTGCGGAGACATCACCTACATCCCCACCGGCCAGGGCTGGCTCTACCTCGCCACCGTCATCGACATCTCCACCCGCAAGGTCATCGGTTGGGCCACCGCCGACCACCTGGGCACCTCCCTGGCCGCCGACGCCCTCAAAGCCGCTTGCCGCCAACGGCGACCCCAAGACCCGGTGATCTTCCATTCCGACCGCGGAATGCATTAG
- a CDS encoding IS3 family transposase, translating to MRLNSAPGPRAVRDRELTEQITQVHARSRGTYGAPRVHAVLKGQGQACGRRRVARLMRAVGL from the coding sequence ATGCGCCTGAACAGCGCGCCAGGGCCTCGGGCTGTCCGCGATCGGGAACTGACCGAGCAGATCACCCAGGTGCACGCCCGCTCACGCGGCACATATGGCGCCCCACGCGTCCACGCCGTTCTCAAAGGCCAGGGCCAGGCCTGCGGCCGGCGCAGGGTTGCACGCCTGATGAGGGCAGTCGGGCTTTAG
- a CDS encoding transposase produces the protein MANRKPRRPRRQFTPEFKAEIVELRRSGDRSVPEVVKDFDLTETAMRLWVAQAQGQESEPRAQESDLELNERAELAALQWENRRLRDDVEIPKRATAFFAREAR, from the coding sequence ATGGCGAACAGGAAGCCGCGGAGGCCGCGGCGGCAGTTCACGCCGGAGTTCAAGGCGGAGATCGTGGAGTTGCGCCGGAGTGGTGACAGGTCGGTGCCCGAGGTCGTCAAGGACTTCGATCTCACCGAGACAGCCATGCGGTTGTGGGTGGCTCAGGCGCAGGGACAGGAGAGCGAGCCCAGGGCCCAGGAGAGCGATCTGGAGCTGAATGAGCGCGCCGAGCTGGCCGCTCTTCAGTGGGAGAACCGCCGTCTACGAGATGACGTCGAGATCCCCAAGCGGGCCACGGCCTTCTTCGCGAGGGAGGCCCGGTGA